A stretch of the Sphingobacterium thalpophilum genome encodes the following:
- a CDS encoding FRG domain-containing protein, which yields MDRKTISSFIDFINHLDAVEMSGYEINLFRGQSHNHPLLPSICRKNSSKDTTELERDMLSDFKRRSSLLIKKEFTTDWEWLVYAQHFGLKTRLLDWTSNPLIALWFACQNLNNIHDDAYLYIFSCDNNMRVDIDKKTSPFEIRSTKILKPMLNNERIVAQYGWFTAHAYSRSAGRFVKLETNKKAKKHLTEIKIPASLKKKILRKLSVFGINSGSVYPDINGLSLNLNWEYLEEKH from the coding sequence ATGGATAGAAAAACAATATCTTCATTTATAGATTTCATAAATCATCTTGATGCTGTCGAAATGTCAGGATATGAAATCAATTTATTCCGTGGTCAATCCCATAATCATCCATTGCTACCAAGTATATGTAGAAAGAACTCATCTAAGGATACTACGGAATTGGAGCGTGATATGCTTAGTGATTTCAAACGTAGATCTTCCCTCCTGATAAAAAAAGAATTTACAACAGATTGGGAATGGTTAGTTTACGCACAACATTTTGGACTTAAAACGCGGCTCTTAGATTGGACTAGCAATCCACTTATCGCTCTTTGGTTCGCATGTCAAAATCTTAATAATATACATGATGATGCTTATTTGTATATTTTCTCTTGTGATAACAACATGCGCGTTGATATTGATAAGAAAACTTCCCCATTTGAAATTAGAAGTACCAAAATCCTAAAACCAATGTTAAACAATGAAAGAATAGTTGCTCAATATGGGTGGTTTACCGCCCACGCGTACTCAAGATCTGCCGGTAGGTTTGTTAAGTTGGAAACTAATAAAAAAGCTAAAAAGCACCTGACTGAAATCAAAATCCCTGCCAGCTTAAAGAAAAAGATCCTCCGAAAACTATCGGTCTTCGGGATTAATAGCGGAAGTGTCTACCCCGATATTAATGGGCTTAGTTTAAATTTAAATTGGGAATATTTGGAAGAAAAACATTAA
- a CDS encoding TlpA family protein disulfide reductase, with product MFSLSAQTPRKDSGADGLSDLVALKPGDKIPDAVWNQPLELNYFNGKKKTIKFADLKGKLILLDFWSTGCPSCIENIPHMEDIQKRYPKGLSVLLVNSKRNKDTPSRIKLVLDRYKEKYNFEIKLMTILEDTMLTNLFPHNTIPNIAWINQDGVFLGNTLPDEVGLRNIETILENKTADLQLRSEFLNKDKVMDTPPIFDTAGVKFLSAITGYLPDYLPTYPNVIHKNGNSSYQMLNAAFNFMLVTAFKDELRGFENTDYVFENGQKDKIQKMLFGGSRREYQYCYQLFVDDTISSSKANRYFQQAFKDYFRLNVERKRGRISFYSVGILDNISSLKSKGGIPQVNINPEDGPIYFQNYPLINLLRLLHLYVDLPVTFGPPQLLRIDLRMPEGFIYMSTAEKLTFLETKGIMLTLHDQEKEYPYISRIY from the coding sequence ATGTTTAGTTTATCGGCTCAGACGCCCCGCAAGGATAGCGGGGCGGATGGGCTATCTGATCTAGTTGCGCTAAAGCCGGGGGACAAGATTCCCGATGCGGTATGGAATCAGCCGCTCGAGCTGAACTATTTCAATGGCAAAAAGAAAACAATTAAGTTCGCTGATCTGAAAGGAAAGCTTATCCTGCTGGATTTTTGGTCGACAGGTTGCCCGAGCTGTATCGAGAATATTCCTCATATGGAAGACATACAAAAACGATACCCGAAAGGTTTATCCGTGTTACTGGTTAACAGCAAAAGAAACAAGGATACGCCGAGTCGCATTAAGCTGGTACTGGATCGCTACAAGGAAAAGTACAATTTCGAAATTAAGTTGATGACGATATTGGAGGATACAATGCTGACTAATCTCTTTCCACATAACACGATACCCAATATCGCTTGGATCAATCAAGATGGAGTTTTTCTGGGAAATACCCTGCCAGATGAAGTGGGGCTCCGTAATATCGAGACTATTCTCGAAAATAAAACGGCCGATCTGCAATTGAGAAGTGAATTTCTCAATAAAGACAAGGTCATGGATACGCCTCCAATTTTTGACACCGCCGGTGTCAAGTTTCTGTCGGCTATAACAGGTTATTTGCCAGATTATCTTCCGACTTATCCCAATGTCATCCATAAAAATGGTAATTCCAGTTATCAGATGCTAAATGCAGCCTTCAATTTTATGTTGGTGACTGCTTTTAAAGATGAACTCAGGGGCTTTGAAAACACCGACTATGTTTTTGAAAACGGGCAGAAAGATAAGATACAAAAAATGTTATTCGGTGGATCGCGGCGCGAATATCAATATTGCTATCAGCTCTTTGTGGACGATACCATCTCATCTAGTAAGGCAAATCGATATTTTCAACAAGCGTTTAAGGATTATTTTCGTTTGAATGTAGAAAGAAAACGTGGACGGATTTCATTTTATTCAGTCGGCATCCTGGATAATATTTCAAGTCTAAAATCCAAAGGTGGGATACCGCAAGTCAACATAAATCCGGAGGACGGGCCAATTTACTTTCAAAATTACCCCTTGATAAACTTGTTAAGGTTATTGCATCTGTATGTTGATCTGCCTGTAACCTTCGGCCCGCCCCAGTTGTTACGGATTGATCTCAGGATGCCAGAGGGATTTATATACATGTCTACAGCGGAAAAGCTGACCTTTTTGGAGACAAAGGGTATCATGCTTACCCTGCATGATCAAGAAAAAGAATATCCTTACATCAGCCGTATTTATTAA